In Geoalkalibacter sp., one genomic interval encodes:
- a CDS encoding glutamate synthase subunit beta, which translates to MQNFIHTNRQEPAKHPAPARVLNFDEIYRFYSLSQAASQAERCIQCGDPFCTALGCPLGNCIPQWLGAIAERDLKKAFLISNETSPFPEVLGRICPHTHVCEGACTLNDGYGAVSIGAIEASISDLGFAAGLELPFPGVTRPQKVAVIGSGPAGMSCAHFLLRAGIGVEMFERSLEPGGLLTLGIPNFKLDKSIVARRFDILHKAGLKLHLNCEIGRDKPFAELVEKFDAVFLGVGATAGRLPKLAHERHGSVFLAMEFLGEIQGRLLGRKMHRRFDVRGKRVVVLGGGDTAMDCVRTAIREGAESVTCVYRRDEANMPGSLKEYHNAVEEGVTFFFHRAPTKIIVDNDGKLTGVEVLQTCLAEPGPDGRRQVKEVPCSEHCILADVLILALGFDVEEFPFLQKAGIHTRHRRLVIDKDSGRTSHPKVFAGGDCHLGADLAVTAAAEGRRAAFAIMEQLLGQ; encoded by the coding sequence ATGCAGAACTTCATTCATACCAACCGCCAGGAACCCGCCAAGCATCCGGCGCCTGCGCGGGTGCTCAATTTCGACGAGATCTATCGCTTCTACAGCCTCTCCCAGGCGGCGAGCCAGGCCGAGCGCTGCATTCAGTGCGGCGATCCCTTCTGCACGGCCCTCGGCTGCCCCCTGGGCAACTGCATCCCGCAGTGGCTCGGCGCCATCGCCGAGCGCGATCTGAAGAAAGCCTTCCTCATCTCCAACGAAACCTCGCCCTTCCCCGAGGTGCTCGGGCGCATCTGCCCGCACACCCACGTGTGCGAAGGCGCCTGCACCCTCAACGACGGCTACGGCGCGGTAAGCATCGGCGCCATCGAGGCGTCCATCAGCGATCTGGGATTCGCCGCCGGGCTGGAGCTGCCCTTTCCCGGCGTCACTCGCCCGCAAAAAGTCGCGGTGATCGGCTCGGGTCCGGCGGGCATGTCCTGCGCGCACTTTCTCTTGCGCGCCGGCATCGGCGTCGAGATGTTCGAGCGCTCCCTGGAACCCGGCGGCCTGCTGACCCTGGGCATTCCCAACTTCAAGCTAGACAAGAGCATCGTCGCGCGGCGCTTCGACATCCTGCACAAAGCCGGGCTCAAGCTACACCTCAACTGCGAGATCGGCCGCGACAAACCCTTTGCCGAACTGGTCGAGAAGTTCGACGCGGTCTTTCTCGGCGTCGGCGCCACGGCTGGTCGCCTGCCCAAACTCGCCCACGAGCGCCACGGCAGCGTGTTTCTCGCCATGGAGTTTCTCGGCGAGATCCAGGGACGCCTGCTCGGCCGCAAGATGCACCGGCGCTTCGACGTGCGCGGCAAGCGCGTGGTCGTGCTGGGCGGCGGCGATACCGCCATGGACTGCGTACGCACGGCGATTCGCGAAGGCGCCGAATCGGTCACCTGCGTCTACCGGCGCGACGAGGCCAACATGCCGGGCAGCCTCAAGGAGTACCACAACGCCGTCGAGGAGGGCGTCACCTTCTTCTTTCACCGCGCGCCGACCAAGATCATCGTCGATAACGACGGCAAGCTCACCGGCGTCGAAGTGCTGCAGACCTGCCTCGCCGAACCCGGTCCCGACGGGCGCCGCCAGGTCAAGGAGGTGCCCTGCTCCGAGCACTGCATCCTCGCCGACGTGCTGATTCTGGCCCTGGGCTTCGATGTCGAGGAATTTCCCTTCCTGCAAAAAGCGGGCATCCACACCCGCCATCGGCGCCTGGTGATCGACAAGGACAGCGGCCGCACCTCCCACCCCAAGGTTTTTGCCGGGGGCGACTGCCATCTTGGCGCCGATCTCGCCGTGACCGCCGCCGCCGAGGGGCGCCGCGCCGCCTTTGCCATCATGGAGCAGCTGCTCGGGCAATGA
- a CDS encoding SPASM domain-containing protein, translated as MRAGLICTQPFDWCEVHGDGSVFLCCPAWLKAPAGNLLRQSLDEIWNGPLAREVRKGVLNGSFHRCGRRCPRLAAGRPPVMLLDRVEDSEIRAALGAGQSVLPYGPKTLNLCLDHRCNLACPSCRSEFLAPGASSTHVDHLIEKILADVAPHAQTLVIAGHGEPFASPAYGAILRGYSPAIWPRLGEIRLHTNGLLWDEAAWQSIAAAHSLIREAEISVDAACAATYALNRGGDWQRLLANLRFIATLPLHGKLSFVVQRNNFREMPAFVELARSLGFSAYFSQLVNWGTFSREEYRRRAVHIAEHSDHEEFLAILSQIAGRHQVDLGNLAPLLNADLP; from the coding sequence ATGAGGGCGGGGCTGATCTGCACCCAGCCCTTCGATTGGTGCGAGGTGCATGGCGACGGCAGCGTCTTTCTGTGCTGTCCCGCCTGGCTCAAGGCGCCCGCGGGCAACCTGCTGCGGCAATCCCTGGACGAGATCTGGAACGGCCCCCTGGCGCGCGAGGTGCGCAAGGGAGTGCTCAACGGCAGCTTTCATCGCTGTGGACGCCGCTGCCCGCGCCTGGCCGCGGGCAGGCCGCCGGTCATGCTCCTCGACCGGGTCGAGGATTCGGAAATACGCGCGGCCCTGGGTGCCGGCCAGAGCGTTTTGCCTTATGGACCCAAAACCCTCAATCTCTGCTTGGACCACCGCTGCAATCTCGCCTGCCCCAGCTGCCGCAGCGAATTTCTCGCCCCGGGCGCCTCTTCAACCCACGTCGATCATCTGATCGAAAAAATCCTTGCCGATGTTGCGCCCCATGCGCAAACCCTGGTGATCGCCGGACACGGGGAGCCCTTCGCCTCCCCCGCCTATGGCGCCATCCTGCGCGGCTATTCTCCCGCGATCTGGCCGCGGCTTGGCGAAATCCGCCTGCATACCAACGGCCTGCTGTGGGATGAAGCGGCCTGGCAATCCATCGCCGCCGCTCATTCCCTGATCCGCGAGGCGGAAATTTCCGTCGATGCCGCCTGCGCCGCGACCTATGCCTTAAATCGCGGCGGCGACTGGCAACGGTTGCTGGCGAATCTGCGTTTCATCGCCACCCTGCCCCTGCACGGCAAGCTCAGCTTTGTCGTGCAGCGCAACAATTTCCGCGAGATGCCCGCCTTCGTCGAACTGGCGCGCTCCCTGGGTTTTTCCGCCTATTTCAGTCAACTGGTCAACTGGGGGACGTTTTCGCGCGAGGAATATCGCCGGCGGGCGGTGCATATTGCCGAACATTCCGACCATGAGGAATTTCTTGCGATCCTGAGCCAGATTGCCGGGAGGCACCAGGTCGATCTCGGCAATCTGGCGCCGCTGCTTAACGCCGATCTCCCGTAA
- the trhA gene encoding PAQR family membrane homeostasis protein TrhA, whose protein sequence is MDPRHYRRTQIANILAPGIGFALSIPGLVLLMVAAARHGEVWHVVSCAIYGASLVISYALFTLYHVFKFHVRFGKIFKILDHSTIYLLIAGTYTPFTLVFLRGNWGWTLFAAVWGLTLAGVIFKIFFVHRFKILAPLIYLAMGWLIILAIEPAMALIPPPAIRLLLAGGLAYSLGLIFYAWKGLPFHHAIWHLFVFAGSFLHYLAVLWHVIPRQGV, encoded by the coding sequence ATGGACCCGCGTCATTATCGCCGCACGCAAATCGCCAACATCCTCGCCCCCGGGATCGGCTTTGCCCTGAGCATTCCCGGCCTGGTGCTCCTGATGGTCGCCGCCGCGCGCCATGGGGAGGTCTGGCATGTGGTGAGTTGCGCCATTTATGGAGCGAGCCTGGTTATTTCTTATGCTTTGTTCACTTTATATCATGTGTTCAAATTTCATGTTCGTTTCGGAAAAATCTTCAAAATCCTTGATCACTCCACCATCTACCTGCTCATCGCGGGCACCTATACGCCCTTCACACTGGTTTTTTTACGCGGCAACTGGGGCTGGACGCTGTTCGCGGCGGTCTGGGGACTGACCCTGGCGGGAGTGATCTTCAAGATCTTCTTTGTTCATCGCTTCAAAATCCTGGCGCCCCTCATCTATCTGGCCATGGGCTGGCTGATCATTCTCGCCATCGAGCCGGCCATGGCGCTGATTCCACCGCCGGCCATCCGCCTGCTGCTCGCGGGCGGCCTCGCCTACAGCCTGGGGCTGATCTTCTATGCCTGGAAAGGGCTGCCGTTCCACCATGCCATCTGGCATCTGTTTGTCTTCGCGGGCAGCTTTCTGCACTATCTGGCGGTGCTCTGGCATGTGATTCCAAGGCAGGGCGTTTGA
- the pgaD gene encoding poly-beta-1,6-N-acetyl-D-glucosamine biosynthesis protein PgaD yields the protein MKPPIIENPRGATRLQRYSQGVLTGMFWVLLGMLLRPLLTLGAWLVGGHLAFLAMFRFDGVGSLFRVPFVYVVVVAVIGMVLIGWSAYNLLRFRNNERRTRQPDPVTPAQLAAFFGVDEALVRRWQESRRILMGHDEHGRPRPGEG from the coding sequence ATGAAGCCGCCCATCATCGAAAACCCCAGGGGCGCCACGCGCTTGCAGCGCTACAGCCAAGGCGTGCTGACCGGCATGTTCTGGGTGCTGCTCGGCATGCTGCTGCGGCCGCTGCTGACGCTGGGCGCCTGGCTGGTGGGCGGCCATCTGGCCTTTCTGGCGATGTTTCGCTTCGATGGGGTCGGCAGCCTGTTTCGCGTGCCTTTTGTTTACGTTGTCGTGGTTGCGGTCATTGGGATGGTTCTGATCGGCTGGTCCGCCTACAACCTCCTGCGTTTTCGCAACAACGAGCGGCGCACCCGGCAGCCCGATCCCGTGACGCCGGCGCAACTCGCCGCCTTTTTCGGCGTCGACGAGGCGCTGGTGCGGCGCTGGCAGGAAAGTCGCCGCATCCTCATGGGCCATGACGAGCATGGTCGGCCGCGGCCTGGGGAGGGCTGA
- the pgaC gene encoding poly-beta-1,6-N-acetyl-D-glucosamine synthase gives MTMLTYLEHVRGALLAFLFFYPLFMAYLWMIGAIYYYWRRERNRGGYQNEPKLREYPGVSLVVPCHNEGDNVRETIAALLTQTYPNFDIIAVNDGSKDDTGAILDELAEEHPRLRVLHFTQNQGKAMGLRMAALSSPHEFLICIDGDALLDPHATTWIMSHFVNGARVGAVTGNPRIRTRSTLLGKVQVGEFSAIIGMIKRAQRIYGRIFTVSGVVSGFRKAALHKVGFWSLDKVTEDIDISWKLQLNYWDIRFEPNALCWILMPETLRGLWKQRLRWAQGGYEVLLANLVGLFDWKKRRMWPVVLEFATSVIWSYSMLAVAVLWTLSFFMPLPEYLELPSMVPHWPGVVLGLTCLLQFAVSLRIDSRYEKGLGRCYYWMIWYPLAFWLINLLTSIVGLPKALFKPRGRRATWVSPDRGVAPSGEGVAP, from the coding sequence ATGACGATGCTCACGTATCTCGAACATGTTCGCGGCGCGCTGCTGGCCTTTTTGTTCTTCTATCCGCTGTTCATGGCCTATTTGTGGATGATCGGCGCCATTTATTATTATTGGCGCCGCGAGCGCAACCGGGGCGGTTACCAGAACGAGCCCAAGCTGCGCGAGTATCCCGGCGTGTCCCTGGTGGTGCCCTGCCACAACGAGGGCGACAACGTGCGCGAGACCATCGCCGCGCTGCTCACCCAGACCTATCCCAACTTCGACATCATCGCCGTGAACGACGGCAGCAAGGACGACACGGGGGCGATCCTCGACGAACTGGCCGAGGAGCATCCGCGCCTGCGCGTGCTGCATTTCACCCAGAATCAGGGCAAGGCCATGGGGCTGCGCATGGCGGCGCTCTCCTCGCCCCATGAGTTTCTCATCTGCATCGACGGCGACGCCCTGCTCGATCCCCACGCCACCACCTGGATCATGAGCCACTTCGTCAACGGCGCGCGCGTCGGCGCGGTGACCGGCAACCCGCGCATCCGCACCCGCTCGACTTTGCTCGGCAAGGTGCAGGTCGGCGAGTTCTCGGCGATCATCGGCATGATCAAGCGCGCCCAGCGTATTTACGGACGCATCTTCACGGTGTCGGGAGTGGTGTCGGGGTTTCGCAAGGCGGCGCTGCACAAGGTGGGCTTCTGGAGCCTCGACAAGGTGACGGAGGATATCGACATCAGTTGGAAACTTCAGCTGAATTACTGGGATATTCGCTTCGAGCCCAACGCCCTGTGCTGGATTCTCATGCCCGAGACGCTGCGCGGTCTGTGGAAGCAGCGGCTGCGCTGGGCGCAGGGCGGCTACGAGGTGCTGCTCGCCAATCTCGTCGGCCTGTTCGACTGGAAAAAGCGGCGCATGTGGCCGGTGGTTCTCGAGTTCGCCACCAGCGTGATCTGGAGCTACAGCATGCTGGCGGTGGCGGTGCTCTGGACCCTGAGCTTTTTCATGCCCCTGCCCGAATATCTGGAACTGCCCTCCATGGTGCCGCACTGGCCAGGGGTGGTGCTCGGTCTGACCTGCCTGCTGCAATTCGCCGTGAGCCTGCGCATCGACTCACGCTACGAGAAGGGCCTGGGGCGCTGCTACTACTGGATGATCTGGTATCCCCTGGCCTTCTGGCTGATCAACCTGCTGACTTCCATCGTTGGGCTGCCCAAGGCCCTGTTCAAGCCGCGCGGACGCCGCGCCACCTGGGTCAGTCCCGATCGTGGCGTCGCTCCGAGCGGGGAAGGAGTCGCCCCATGA
- the pgaB gene encoding poly-beta-1,6-N-acetyl-D-glucosamine N-deacetylase PgaB: MIRMKVVFFLFLLLSALVATPARAFIALCYHDVQDVVDDPDGMAVSRDHLVAQFSWLRENGYRPVSIDDLLAAQRGERALPDKAVLLTFDDGYASFYTKVFPLLKAFDYPAVLALVGSWLEVPVGAQVAYGDTLVPRERFMSWEQIREVAASGLVEIASHSFDLHRGVPANPQGNTQPAMTTRIHDAASGNYESDEAYTQRLRADFAKNAALLKERLGQAPRVMVWPYGEYNRRAQELAAQVGMPISLTLDVGGNDPRELGAVRRVLILDNPPLADFVWQMHNPQWQRPRPIRVVHVDLDYVYDPDPAQQETNLGLLLERIQKLGVNTVYLQAFADPDGDGVADALYFPNRHLPLRADLFNRVAWQLRVRTGVQVYAWMPVLAFTLGDEADLVLAWSEDGTSAPDSRQYRRLSPFSPRARQLAAELYEDLAKHAAFAGVLFHDDALLSDFEDANPAALAAYAAAGLPDDIAALRADANHQRPWTQLKIEALHDFTAHLAERVRYWRPAIKTARNLFARPVLERASEAWFAQSLPAFLARYDYTAVMAMSYMEEAEDPDAWLKAIVQRVAEVPGGLDKTVFELQSVDWRRNNEPISGSVLARQMRLLARAGARHYGYYPDNFFHNQPRAEDLMPVMSLRTYPYLP, from the coding sequence ATGATACGGATGAAGGTTGTTTTCTTCTTGTTTCTGCTGCTGAGCGCGCTGGTCGCCACGCCGGCTCGCGCCTTCATCGCTCTGTGCTACCACGATGTGCAGGACGTGGTGGATGATCCCGACGGCATGGCGGTGTCGCGCGACCATCTCGTCGCCCAGTTCAGCTGGCTGCGGGAAAACGGCTATCGTCCGGTGAGCATCGATGATTTGCTGGCGGCGCAGCGCGGCGAGCGGGCCTTGCCGGACAAGGCGGTGCTGCTGACCTTTGATGACGGCTACGCGAGTTTTTACACCAAGGTGTTCCCCCTGCTCAAAGCCTTCGATTACCCGGCGGTGCTGGCCCTGGTCGGCAGCTGGCTCGAAGTTCCGGTGGGCGCGCAGGTTGCCTACGGCGACACCCTGGTGCCGCGCGAGCGCTTCATGAGCTGGGAGCAGATCCGCGAGGTCGCCGCCTCGGGCCTGGTGGAAATCGCCTCGCACAGTTTCGATCTGCATCGCGGCGTGCCCGCCAATCCTCAGGGCAACACCCAGCCGGCCATGACGACGCGCATCCATGATGCCGCAAGCGGGAACTACGAATCGGATGAAGCCTACACGCAGCGGCTGCGCGCCGATTTCGCGAAAAACGCCGCCCTGCTCAAGGAGCGTCTCGGCCAGGCGCCACGCGTCATGGTCTGGCCTTACGGCGAATACAATCGCCGCGCCCAGGAGCTGGCCGCGCAGGTCGGCATGCCCATCAGCCTGACCCTGGATGTGGGCGGGAACGATCCCCGCGAGCTCGGCGCGGTGCGCCGGGTGCTGATTCTGGATAACCCGCCGCTGGCCGATTTTGTCTGGCAGATGCACAATCCCCAGTGGCAAAGGCCGCGTCCGATCCGGGTCGTGCATGTCGATCTCGACTATGTCTACGACCCCGATCCCGCGCAGCAGGAAACCAACCTCGGCCTGCTGCTGGAGCGCATTCAGAAACTCGGCGTCAACACCGTCTATCTACAGGCCTTTGCCGATCCCGACGGCGACGGGGTGGCCGATGCCCTTTATTTTCCCAACCGCCATCTGCCTCTGCGCGCCGATCTGTTCAACCGCGTGGCCTGGCAGCTGCGGGTGCGCACCGGGGTGCAGGTGTATGCCTGGATGCCGGTGCTGGCCTTCACCCTGGGCGATGAAGCCGATCTGGTGCTGGCCTGGAGCGAGGACGGTACGTCGGCGCCCGATTCGCGCCAGTACCGCCGCCTTTCGCCCTTTTCGCCGCGCGCACGGCAACTGGCCGCCGAGCTCTACGAGGATCTGGCAAAGCACGCCGCCTTTGCCGGGGTGCTGTTTCACGACGACGCGCTGCTCTCCGATTTCGAGGATGCCAATCCGGCGGCGCTGGCGGCTTACGCGGCGGCCGGGCTGCCCGACGACATCGCGGCCCTGCGCGCCGATGCGAACCATCAACGGCCGTGGACCCAACTGAAGATCGAGGCGCTGCACGATTTCACCGCGCATCTCGCCGAACGGGTGCGCTATTGGCGACCCGCCATCAAGACGGCGCGCAACCTCTTCGCCCGGCCGGTGCTGGAGCGGGCCAGCGAAGCCTGGTTCGCCCAGAGCCTGCCGGCATTTCTCGCGCGCTACGATTACACCGCCGTCATGGCCATGTCCTATATGGAGGAGGCCGAGGATCCCGATGCCTGGCTCAAAGCCATTGTTCAGCGCGTCGCCGAGGTGCCCGGCGGCCTGGACAAGACGGTTTTTGAGCTGCAAAGCGTCGACTGGCGCAGGAACAACGAACCCATTTCCGGCAGCGTCCTGGCGCGGCAGATGCGTCTGCTGGCCCGCGCGGGCGCCCGGCATTACGGCTATTATCCCGATAATTTCTTCCACAACCAGCCGCGGGCGGAGGATCTGATGCCGGTCATGTCCTTGCGCACCTACCCCTATCTGCCATGA
- the pgaA gene encoding poly-beta-1,6 N-acetyl-D-glucosamine export porin PgaA, with product MGRDDVSRNGPRRGILLVCLALLLAFVGPPAFAASADFAAAQERAVSLARAGEFDAALTILGEFHRQFPDNQALVYDYLTVLGWAGRDGEAAALAEGLDLNRAPAYVLETIGKALRNTQRFEEAAVLYARAQGRFPGHRDFIEGHVYALAEAGHFSAAEERIARLRAQHPGELWPLRLDAYVAGLRGDFLAVLDRNQRILTLAPEDPTALRERILALEALGATHRAQMYAEQHPQLLSREEWLRLHTGRAAHHVRWGSLEPPAEALRFAETDRALELIEENLAGLDPQDPVARPFVLQGRFDRLVALRDRVRMAEAVAEYESLVEEGISPPAYAVQAAADAYLYLRRPETARDLYQRVLAEEPRNFEAGLGLFYAYIETEDFPRAYALIDRLQAEQPVWRQGRGVGANRERLDADVAAGLARVFADDLVEAEQRFTAMHAVAPRNPDLVRELANVYAARGWPRLARQTYADGLGIEPGHLGLQMGHAATRLDLREYDEAQAEIADLYRRFPENLQVRRLRRLWEIHQMRELRAEAAYADSSGAEPSSRELRLGSTLFSSPFLTHYRAFISGFWSRADFPEGRGIYQRYGGGVEYGGRDLIASLAASANHSDGGDLGLALSGTWYRDDHWSFPFALEMFSADTPLRALRNGVDADAARLGVDYRLSELRRLGLGGQFMDFSDGNQRHRLSAYWRERLATRPHYKLDGQLDLYASANRRDDVPYFSPEQDFSAELTLDNDWLLYRRYSRSFGHRLALSGGGYWQKGFGAKPVAAILYEHNWQAAYRFSLTYGVVLSRRVYDGDGETGTEYYLRLGWRL from the coding sequence ATGGGCAGAGACGATGTAAGTAGGAACGGGCCAAGGCGCGGCATTCTCCTGGTGTGCCTGGCCTTGCTGTTGGCCTTTGTCGGGCCGCCCGCCTTCGCAGCTTCCGCGGACTTCGCCGCGGCGCAGGAGCGGGCCGTTTCCCTGGCGCGCGCCGGGGAATTCGACGCGGCGCTGACGATTCTCGGCGAGTTTCACCGGCAGTTTCCCGACAACCAGGCGCTTGTTTACGATTACCTGACCGTGCTGGGTTGGGCGGGCCGGGATGGCGAGGCGGCGGCTCTCGCCGAGGGCTTGGATCTGAATCGGGCTCCGGCCTATGTGCTGGAGACCATCGGCAAGGCCCTGCGCAATACGCAGAGGTTTGAAGAAGCGGCCGTCCTTTATGCGCGGGCCCAGGGCCGCTTCCCCGGTCATCGCGATTTTATCGAGGGGCATGTCTACGCCCTTGCCGAAGCCGGTCACTTCAGCGCGGCCGAGGAGCGCATCGCGCGGCTGCGGGCGCAACATCCCGGCGAGCTCTGGCCGCTGCGGCTTGATGCCTATGTAGCGGGCCTGCGGGGTGATTTCCTGGCGGTGCTCGACCGCAACCAGCGAATTCTGACGCTGGCCCCCGAGGATCCCACCGCCTTGCGCGAGCGCATCCTGGCTCTCGAAGCCCTGGGGGCCACCCATCGCGCGCAAATGTATGCCGAGCAACATCCCCAGCTCTTGAGCCGCGAGGAATGGCTGCGCCTGCATACCGGCCGCGCTGCGCATCATGTGCGCTGGGGTTCCCTGGAACCGCCCGCGGAAGCGTTGCGCTTCGCCGAAACCGATCGGGCCCTGGAGCTGATCGAGGAGAATCTGGCCGGTCTCGATCCCCAAGACCCGGTGGCGCGTCCTTTTGTTCTGCAAGGACGTTTTGATCGACTGGTGGCGCTGCGTGATCGGGTGCGCATGGCCGAGGCCGTCGCCGAATATGAAAGTCTGGTTGAGGAAGGCATTTCTCCCCCGGCCTATGCCGTGCAGGCCGCGGCCGACGCCTATCTCTATCTGCGGCGGCCCGAAACCGCGCGTGATCTCTACCAGCGGGTTCTCGCCGAGGAGCCGCGGAACTTTGAAGCCGGTCTTGGTCTGTTCTATGCCTACATCGAGACGGAGGATTTTCCCCGCGCTTACGCCCTGATCGACCGGCTGCAGGCCGAGCAGCCGGTGTGGCGCCAGGGGCGCGGCGTGGGCGCCAACCGCGAGCGGCTCGACGCGGATGTCGCCGCCGGTCTGGCGCGGGTGTTCGCCGATGATCTGGTGGAGGCTGAGCAACGCTTCACCGCCATGCATGCCGTCGCCCCGCGCAACCCCGACCTGGTGCGCGAACTGGCCAATGTGTATGCCGCACGGGGCTGGCCGCGGCTGGCCCGGCAAACCTACGCCGATGGGCTCGGCATCGAGCCCGGGCATCTCGGTCTGCAAATGGGTCATGCCGCCACGCGCCTGGATTTGCGTGAGTACGACGAAGCCCAGGCTGAAATCGCCGATCTGTACCGGCGCTTTCCCGAAAACCTCCAGGTGCGGCGCCTGAGGCGCCTGTGGGAGATCCACCAAATGCGCGAACTTCGCGCGGAAGCCGCCTACGCCGACAGCAGCGGCGCCGAGCCGTCCAGCCGGGAACTGCGCCTGGGCAGCACCCTGTTCTCCTCGCCCTTTCTCACCCACTACCGGGCCTTTATCTCCGGTTTCTGGAGTCGGGCCGATTTCCCCGAAGGTCGCGGCATCTACCAGCGTTACGGCGGCGGTGTGGAATATGGCGGCCGCGACCTGATCGCCAGTCTGGCGGCCAGCGCCAATCACAGTGACGGCGGCGATCTGGGTCTGGCCCTCTCCGGCACCTGGTATCGCGACGATCACTGGTCTTTCCCCTTCGCCCTGGAAATGTTCAGCGCCGATACGCCGCTGCGCGCCCTGCGCAATGGCGTCGATGCCGATGCCGCGCGCCTGGGGGTGGATTACCGCCTGAGCGAACTGCGGCGCTTGGGCTTGGGCGGGCAATTCATGGATTTCAGCGACGGCAACCAGCGTCACCGCCTGAGCGCCTACTGGCGTGAGCGCCTGGCGACCCGGCCCCATTACAAGCTTGATGGCCAGCTCGACCTGTACGCATCCGCCAACCGGCGCGACGATGTGCCCTATTTCAGCCCCGAGCAGGATTTTTCCGCCGAACTGACCCTCGACAACGACTGGCTGCTCTATCGGCGCTACAGTCGCAGTTTCGGTCATCGCCTGGCGCTCTCGGGCGGGGGCTACTGGCAGAAGGGTTTCGGCGCCAAGCCGGTGGCGGCCATCCTCTACGAACACAACTGGCAGGCGGCTTATCGCTTCAGCCTCACCTACGGCGTGGTGCTGAGCCGCCGCGTCTATGACGGCGACGGCGAGACGGGCACCGAGTATTACCTGCGCCTGGGGTGGAGACTCTGA
- the murB gene encoding UDP-N-acetylmuramate dehydrogenase: MAPRDLTAHIQQLVRLEIGAFQVRAPLAAHCSWRIGGPADLLIEPASAAQVARVVRFAREHDLPLLVIGQGTNLLFSDTGVRGIVLKLGARMAQLTISDNRILAEAGVWVPHLARLAARAGLTGLEHTIGIPGTLGGLVLMNGGSHRRGIGDNVRRVWIIDRAGEEQTLNRAQCAFSYRHSALQDSGAVVVRAELECETGDPRAIRRAMVCDLRERRLKFPRKEPNCGSVFLSTAEMHASVGPPGKIIEEAGLKGTRIGGAEVSPRHANFIVNRGGASAADVLALIAHIRRVVFERIGFDLSCEVRYVDPQGQIMPADQAPSSSSLP, from the coding sequence ATGGCCCCCCGCGACCTCACCGCCCACATTCAGCAACTTGTCCGCCTTGAAATCGGCGCCTTCCAGGTGCGCGCGCCTCTCGCCGCGCATTGCAGCTGGCGCATCGGCGGCCCCGCCGACCTGCTCATCGAACCCGCCTCGGCGGCGCAGGTGGCGCGGGTGGTGCGCTTCGCCCGTGAACACGACCTGCCCCTGCTGGTCATCGGCCAGGGGACCAATCTGCTTTTCAGCGACACGGGAGTGCGCGGCATCGTGCTCAAACTGGGCGCGCGCATGGCGCAGCTCACCATCAGCGACAACCGCATCCTGGCCGAGGCGGGCGTCTGGGTGCCGCACCTGGCGCGCCTGGCGGCCCGCGCCGGCCTGACGGGTTTGGAACATACCATCGGCATCCCCGGAACGCTAGGGGGATTGGTGCTGATGAACGGCGGCAGCCATCGCCGGGGCATCGGCGACAACGTGCGGCGCGTGTGGATCATCGACCGCGCGGGCGAGGAGCAGACCCTGAACCGCGCTCAGTGCGCCTTTTCCTATCGCCACAGCGCCTTGCAGGACAGCGGCGCGGTGGTGGTGCGCGCCGAACTGGAATGCGAAACGGGCGATCCGCGCGCCATCCGCCGCGCCATGGTCTGCGATCTGCGCGAACGGCGCCTTAAATTTCCGCGCAAGGAGCCCAACTGCGGCTCGGTGTTCCTCAGCACCGCCGAAATGCACGCCAGCGTCGGCCCTCCGGGCAAGATCATCGAGGAAGCCGGGCTCAAGGGCACGCGCATCGGCGGCGCCGAGGTTTCCCCGCGCCACGCCAATTTCATCGTCAATCGCGGCGGCGCCAGTGCCGCCGACGTGCTCGCCCTCATTGCCCACATCCGCCGCGTGGTGTTTGAGCGCATCGGCTTTGACCTAAGCTGCGAGGTGCGCTACGTCGATCCGCAGGGGCAAATCATGCCCGCCGATCAAGCGCCGTCTTCCTCATCCCTGCCCTAA